One part of the Streptococcus sp. oral taxon 431 genome encodes these proteins:
- a CDS encoding peptide ABC transporter substrate-binding protein produces MKKSKAKYLTLAGLALSAGLLLAACSNSASSTKTYNYVYSSDPSSLNYLAENRATTNDIVTNLVDGLMENDQYGNYVPSLAEDWTVSQDGLTYTYKLRKDAKWYTSEGEEYAPVTAQDFVTGLKYAADKKSEALYLVQDSVAGLDDYINGKTTDFSTVGVKAIDDQTVQYTLTRPESYWNSKTTSTILFPVNADFLKSKGDDFGKVDPSSILYNGPFLMKSFVSKSVIEFKKNPNYWDEKNVFVDDVKLAYYDGSDQDALARNFVEGVYSYARLYPNSSSFEGIKEKNKDNIIYSMQNATSYYLNFNLDRKSYNFTSKSSDIEKKSTQEAVLNKNFRQAFNYAYNRTAYGAQSQGEDGATKIIRNLVVPPTFVSINGKDFGDVVSEKMVNYGQEWQGINFADAQDPYYNPDKAKAKFAEAKKELEAKGVQFPIHLDVTVDQSAKKGVLEASSLKQSIESVLGAENVVIDIQQLSTDDYDNSGYLAQTAAQKDFDIYNGGWSADYLDPSSYLDILNVNNGGMLQNIGLEPGEVNDKAKEVGLDTYTQMLEEANKEQDPAKRYEKYAEVQAWLVDSALAIPNVSQGGTPTLRKTVPFSSPFSQAGNKGVESYKYLKLQDKTVTADEYEKAKEKWLKEKEASNKKAQEELAKHVK; encoded by the coding sequence ATGAAAAAGTCTAAGGCAAAATATCTGACGCTAGCAGGCCTTGCCCTAAGTGCCGGTCTACTATTGGCGGCTTGTAGCAACTCAGCTAGTTCAACTAAAACATACAACTATGTCTATTCTAGCGATCCGTCTAGTTTGAACTATCTTGCAGAAAACCGTGCAACAACCAATGACATCGTTACCAATTTGGTAGATGGGTTGATGGAAAATGACCAATACGGTAACTACGTTCCATCCTTGGCAGAAGATTGGACTGTTTCTCAGGACGGTTTGACATACACTTATAAACTTCGTAAAGATGCTAAGTGGTATACCTCTGAAGGTGAAGAATATGCTCCAGTAACTGCCCAAGATTTTGTAACTGGTTTGAAATATGCTGCTGATAAAAAATCCGAAGCTTTGTACCTGGTTCAAGATTCTGTAGCAGGTTTGGATGACTATATCAACGGGAAAACAACTGACTTTTCAACTGTCGGTGTTAAGGCGATTGACGACCAAACAGTTCAGTACACTTTGACACGACCAGAATCTTATTGGAATTCTAAAACAACATCAACCATTCTCTTCCCTGTCAATGCAGACTTCCTGAAATCAAAAGGGGATGATTTTGGTAAGGTAGACCCTTCTAGTATTTTGTACAATGGACCTTTCTTAATGAAATCTTTTGTTTCAAAATCTGTTATCGAATTCAAGAAAAATCCCAACTACTGGGATGAAAAAAATGTCTTTGTGGATGATGTGAAATTGGCCTATTATGATGGTAGTGACCAAGATGCACTAGCACGTAACTTTGTAGAAGGAGTCTATAGCTACGCGCGTCTCTATCCAAATAGCTCAAGCTTTGAAGGAATTAAAGAGAAGAACAAGGATAACATCATCTATAGTATGCAAAATGCAACTTCTTATTACTTGAACTTCAACTTGGACAGAAAATCTTATAACTTCACGTCTAAGTCCTCAGATATCGAAAAGAAATCAACCCAAGAAGCAGTTCTGAATAAAAACTTCCGTCAAGCCTTCAACTATGCATACAACCGTACAGCCTATGGAGCACAATCTCAAGGGGAGGACGGAGCAACGAAGATTATTCGTAACCTAGTTGTACCTCCAACATTTGTAAGTATCAACGGAAAAGACTTTGGCGATGTTGTTTCAGAAAAGATGGTCAACTATGGCCAAGAATGGCAAGGAATCAACTTTGCAGATGCGCAAGACCCATACTACAATCCTGACAAGGCTAAGGCTAAATTTGCGGAAGCCAAGAAAGAATTGGAAGCTAAGGGTGTGCAATTCCCAATCCACTTGGATGTAACAGTTGACCAATCAGCTAAAAAAGGTGTACTTGAAGCAAGCTCTTTGAAACAATCCATCGAATCTGTTCTAGGAGCTGAGAATGTGGTGATTGATATCCAACAATTATCAACAGACGATTACGATAATTCTGGCTACCTCGCTCAAACTGCAGCCCAAAAAGACTTTGATATCTATAATGGTGGTTGGAGTGCAGACTACTTAGATCCGTCAAGCTATCTTGATATCTTAAATGTCAATAACGGTGGTATGTTGCAAAACATTGGTCTAGAACCAGGTGAGGTCAATGACAAGGCTAAGGAAGTTGGTCTGGATACTTACACTCAAATGTTGGAAGAAGCGAACAAGGAGCAAGATCCAGCAAAACGTTATGAAAAATATGCTGAAGTTCAAGCTTGGCTCGTTGATAGCGCCCTTGCTATTCCAAACGTTTCTCAAGGTGGAACACCGACCTTGAGAAAGACAGTTCCATTCTCATCGCCATTCTCACAAGCTGGAAATAAGGGTGTCGAATCATACAAATATCTCAAGTTGCAAGATAAAACTGTAACGGCTGATGAGTATGAAAAAGCTAAAGAAAAATGGTTAAAAGAAAAAGAAGCATCTAATAAAAAAGCCCAAGAAGAATTAGCAAAACATGTTAAATAA
- a CDS encoding DEAD/DEAH box helicase, with translation MAKLIPGKLRMEGAQLYETSQIEIIKEKDHRLYARVADEEIRYSLDDDLVFCACDFFQKRGFCVHLAALEHYLKNDPIGQELLGNLENVHEKKEEVETQVTFGGKFLESVQIPKLSEIYQLSAQGQVEAGTNRIIWTLRVGLIQTQKFYVIRDIPLFLKVLETSKPYMIGKLYETSLNIRQFDESSQFVLNFLQGIVEDEAENALFFQNQGRHLYFPLSFFEQGVSLLMGLDEFQFDHQISNYHHLVFQDFDGQAGLFTFQIEEKSNYFEMEIVQQVGLNSFYKGQVLFTKGTFYLLSKEQARLIEKLKKVTIDKSGRKILQFDTSDRDLLASTLSQFKNVGNVEAPDGLRIQSFRPSFYMEGEEDGSIRLDMQFQYETCLVRNRNELENLPFASDIQLEKEIFQLALSAGFEADFRSWRQSLKADAVHAFFHEVLPAFAALGELKISESLQDLYQVQKPQVHISSKGSLLEIQFDFQDIDQEEIDRAMKALVEKQDYYISSSNQVYYFDDQTKRIRQDLEELGIEDLQDGAFRARKSLAYTLSHLFKDQDQISFTEEFRNLAHDLTHPEDFPMKVLNIKADLRDYQKKGIQWFQMLHHYGFGGILADDMGLGKTLQTIAFLSSQVQTDTSVLILAPSGLIYNWADEFQKFAPDLDVAVVHGLKSHRESILAENHQIYVTSYATFRQDSEIYRNLSFDFLFLDEAQVMKNAQTKIAQSLRRFVVPSVFALSGTPIENHLGELWSIFQIVLPGLLPAKKEFMKLSTERVAQFIKPFVMRRKKEEVLTELPDLIEVVYKNELEDQQKAIYLAQLQQMQERLGQVSDSEFQRNRVEILTGLMRLRQICDTPALFMDDYQGESGKLDSLRDLLVQIAEGRHRVLIFSQFRGMLDRIEQELPDLGLTSFKITGSTPSQERQEMTKAFNQGERDVFLISLKAGGVGLNLTGADTVILVDLWWNPAVESQAIGRAHRMGQEQAVEVYRLVTRGTIEEKIQELQEKKKNLVSEILDGTESRGSLSLAEIREILGIS, from the coding sequence ATGGCTAAATTGATTCCAGGGAAACTTCGGATGGAGGGAGCTCAACTCTACGAAACTAGTCAGATTGAAATTATCAAAGAGAAAGACCATCGTCTCTATGCGCGTGTAGCAGATGAAGAAATTCGCTATAGCCTGGATGATGATTTGGTTTTTTGTGCTTGTGATTTTTTCCAAAAAAGAGGGTTTTGTGTACATTTGGCAGCACTAGAACATTACCTTAAAAATGATCCGATTGGTCAGGAACTCTTAGGAAATCTGGAAAATGTGCACGAAAAGAAAGAAGAAGTTGAAACTCAGGTTACTTTTGGAGGAAAGTTTTTAGAATCCGTCCAAATTCCGAAACTTTCTGAAATCTATCAGTTGTCTGCTCAAGGGCAGGTTGAAGCAGGGACTAATCGTATTATTTGGACTTTGAGAGTCGGTCTTATTCAGACACAGAAATTCTATGTAATCCGAGATATACCCCTTTTTCTGAAGGTTTTAGAAACTAGCAAACCCTATATGATTGGGAAGTTATATGAAACTTCCTTGAATATTCGTCAGTTTGATGAAAGTAGCCAATTTGTTCTAAATTTCCTTCAGGGAATTGTAGAAGATGAGGCTGAAAATGCCCTCTTTTTCCAGAATCAAGGTCGTCATCTCTATTTCCCGTTGTCTTTTTTTGAGCAGGGTGTTAGTTTGCTGATGGGTTTAGATGAATTTCAATTTGACCATCAGATTTCGAATTATCACCACCTTGTATTTCAAGATTTTGATGGTCAAGCAGGTTTGTTTACCTTTCAAATTGAAGAAAAGTCCAACTATTTTGAGATGGAAATTGTTCAACAGGTAGGGCTTAATTCGTTTTATAAGGGGCAAGTCTTGTTTACTAAAGGTACATTTTATCTTCTGTCTAAAGAACAAGCTAGACTTATAGAAAAATTAAAAAAAGTAACTATCGATAAAAGTGGTAGAAAGATTTTACAATTTGATACCAGTGATCGAGATCTTCTAGCTTCGACCTTATCCCAGTTCAAAAACGTAGGAAATGTAGAGGCTCCTGATGGGCTTCGAATTCAGTCTTTCCGTCCTTCTTTCTACATGGAAGGAGAAGAGGATGGCTCTATTCGCTTGGATATGCAGTTTCAGTATGAAACTTGCCTAGTAAGGAATCGTAATGAACTAGAGAATCTTCCTTTTGCTAGCGATATTCAACTAGAGAAAGAGATTTTTCAACTAGCTCTATCAGCTGGATTTGAAGCAGATTTTCGTTCATGGCGTCAAAGTTTGAAAGCTGATGCAGTCCATGCCTTCTTCCATGAAGTTTTGCCAGCCTTTGCAGCACTTGGAGAATTAAAGATTTCTGAAAGCTTGCAAGACCTTTATCAGGTTCAGAAGCCTCAAGTTCACATCTCATCCAAGGGAAGCCTATTAGAAATTCAATTTGATTTTCAAGATATAGATCAAGAAGAAATCGATCGAGCGATGAAAGCGCTAGTTGAGAAGCAGGATTATTATATTTCGTCCTCTAACCAGGTTTACTATTTTGATGATCAGACCAAGCGTATCCGTCAGGATTTAGAAGAATTAGGGATAGAGGACCTACAAGATGGAGCTTTTCGAGCTCGTAAATCCCTAGCTTATACCCTATCTCATCTATTTAAGGACCAGGATCAAATTTCTTTCACCGAAGAATTTCGCAATTTGGCCCATGATTTGACGCATCCAGAAGATTTTCCGATGAAAGTGCTGAATATCAAAGCAGATCTCAGGGATTATCAGAAAAAGGGAATTCAGTGGTTTCAGATGCTTCACCATTATGGATTTGGTGGGATTTTAGCAGACGATATGGGACTTGGGAAGACCTTGCAAACCATCGCCTTTTTAAGTAGTCAGGTTCAAACAGATACTAGTGTCCTGATCCTTGCTCCATCTGGCTTAATCTATAACTGGGCTGATGAATTTCAAAAGTTTGCTCCAGATTTGGATGTAGCGGTTGTGCATGGCTTAAAATCTCATCGAGAGTCAATTTTGGCAGAAAATCATCAGATTTATGTTACAAGCTATGCAACTTTCCGTCAGGACAGTGAGATTTATCGAAACCTATCTTTTGATTTTCTTTTTCTAGATGAAGCTCAAGTGATGAAAAATGCACAAACGAAGATTGCTCAAAGTTTGCGACGATTTGTGGTTCCATCTGTCTTTGCACTATCAGGAACACCGATTGAAAACCATCTGGGAGAACTATGGTCGATTTTTCAGATTGTCTTACCAGGCCTCTTACCTGCTAAGAAGGAGTTTATGAAACTATCAACTGAGAGAGTGGCTCAATTTATCAAACCCTTTGTCATGAGACGCAAGAAAGAAGAGGTTTTGACAGAGTTGCCTGACTTGATTGAAGTCGTCTATAAGAATGAACTGGAGGATCAACAAAAAGCTATCTATCTTGCTCAACTGCAACAGATGCAGGAGCGTCTGGGACAGGTAAGCGATTCGGAATTTCAACGAAATCGCGTCGAAATTTTGACTGGTCTCATGCGTCTGCGTCAGATTTGTGATACACCTGCGCTCTTTATGGATGACTACCAAGGAGAGAGCGGGAAGCTGGATAGTTTACGAGATTTGCTGGTTCAGATTGCTGAAGGTAGACACCGTGTACTTATCTTCTCACAATTTAGAGGTATGTTGGATCGGATTGAGCAAGAGCTACCTGACTTAGGCTTGACTTCCTTTAAAATTACGGGCTCAACTCCTTCTCAAGAACGTCAGGAAATGACTAAGGCTTTTAACCAAGGAGAGCGCGATGTATTCTTGATTTCTCTAAAAGCTGGTGGGGTTGGACTAAATCTCACTGGTGCGGATACGGTCATTCTAGTAGACTTATGGTGGAATCCTGCAGTTGAATCTCAGGCTATCGGTCGAGCTCATCGTATGGGACAAGAGCAGGCTGTTGAAGTTTATCGCCTTGTGACTCGAGGTACAATTGAAGAAAAGATTCAAGAATTACAAGAGAAAAAGAAAAATCTTGTTTCTGAAATCTTGGATGGAACAGAGTCTCGAGGAAGTCTGAGTCTAGCTGAAATACGAGAAATTTTAGGGATTTCATGA
- the murC gene encoding UDP-N-acetylmuramate--L-alanine ligase, translating into MAKTYHFIGIKGSGMSALALMLHQMGHKVQGSDVEKYYFTQRGLEQAGITILPFDEKNLQGDLEIIAGNAFRPDNNVEIAYADQNGISYKRYHEFLGSFMRDFISMGVAGAHGKTSTTGMLSHVLSHITDTSYLIGDGTGRGSENAKYFVFESDEYERHFMPYHPEYSIITNIDFDHPDYFTSLEDVFNAFNDYAKQITKGLFVYGEDAELRKITANAPIYYYGFEADNNDFVASDLLRSSTGSTFTIHFRGQELGQFHIPTFGRHNIMNATAVIGLLYTAGFDLNLVREHLKTFGGVKRRFTEKIVNNTVIIDDFAHHPTEIVATLDAARQKYPSKEIVAIFQPHTFTRTIALLDDFAQALNQADAVYLAQIYGSAREVDHGDVKVEDLANKINKKHQVITVENVSPLLDHDNAVYVFMGAGDIQTYEYSFERLLSNLTSNVQ; encoded by the coding sequence ATGGCAAAAACCTATCATTTTATCGGAATCAAAGGATCAGGTATGAGTGCCTTGGCTTTGATGTTGCATCAAATGGGGCACAAGGTGCAAGGTTCTGATGTTGAAAAGTACTACTTTACACAACGTGGACTAGAGCAAGCAGGAATTACAATTTTACCTTTTGATGAAAAAAATCTTCAAGGTGATTTAGAAATTATCGCTGGTAATGCCTTCCGTCCAGATAACAATGTTGAAATTGCTTATGCAGACCAAAATGGTATCAGCTACAAACGTTACCATGAGTTTCTTGGTAGCTTTATGCGTGACTTTATCAGTATGGGAGTTGCAGGTGCACACGGTAAGACGTCAACGACAGGGATGCTTTCTCACGTCTTGTCACACATCACTGATACAAGCTACTTGATCGGAGATGGTACAGGTCGTGGTTCTGAAAATGCCAAGTATTTTGTCTTTGAATCAGACGAGTATGAGCGCCATTTCATGCCGTATCACCCAGAATATTCTATTATTACGAACATTGACTTTGACCATCCTGACTATTTCACAAGCTTGGAAGATGTCTTCAACGCCTTCAATGATTATGCTAAACAAATTACCAAAGGTTTGTTTGTCTATGGTGAAGATGCTGAGTTGCGTAAGATTACAGCAAATGCCCCAATCTATTATTACGGTTTTGAAGCAGACAACAATGACTTTGTAGCCAGCGATTTACTTCGTTCTAGTACAGGTTCAACCTTCACCATTCACTTCCGTGGTCAAGAGTTGGGCCAATTCCACATTCCAACTTTCGGCCGTCACAATATCATGAATGCCACTGCAGTAATTGGTTTGCTTTATACTGCTGGCTTTGATTTGAATTTGGTGCGTGAACACTTGAAGACTTTTGGAGGAGTGAAACGTCGCTTTACAGAAAAGATTGTCAATAACACGGTTATCATCGATGACTTTGCGCATCACCCAACTGAAATCGTAGCGACTCTTGATGCTGCACGTCAGAAATATCCAAGCAAGGAAATCGTGGCTATCTTCCAACCGCATACTTTTACTCGTACAATCGCCTTGTTGGACGATTTTGCCCAAGCCTTGAATCAGGCTGATGCAGTTTATCTAGCACAAATCTATGGATCTGCTCGTGAGGTGGACCATGGTGATGTCAAAGTAGAAGACCTTGCCAATAAAATCAACAAGAAACATCAAGTTATCACAGTTGAAAATGTTTCTCCACTCCTAGACCATGACAATGCTGTCTATGTCTTCATGGGAGCTGGCGACATCCAAACGTATGAATATTCATTCGAACGTCTCTTGTCTAATTTGACAAGCAATGTTCAGTAA
- a CDS encoding MalY/PatB family protein produces the protein MGRYDFTTLPNRFGHHTYKWKEAETDREVLPAWIADMDFEVLPEIRQTVHDYAEQLVYGYTYASDGLIEAVQNWEEKHHGYRFEKDAIVFIEGVVPAISTAIQAFTKEGEAVLINTPVYPPFARSIKLNNRRLITNSLVEKDGLFEIDFVQLEKDFVEEDVKLYVLCNPHNPGGRVWEKEVLEKIGQLCQKHGVLLVSDEIHQDLALFGNKHQSFNTVNEDFKEFSLVLSSATKTFNIAGTKNSYAIIENPKLRVAFQKRQLANNQHEISGLGYLATETAYRYGEDWLTELKELIEKHINYVVDVFGKETKIKVMKPQGTYLIWLDFSAYDISDEELKGLLRNEAKVILNRGLDFGEEGALHARLNVAMPTSVLEEVCQRILTTFANL, from the coding sequence ATGGGAAGATATGATTTTACGACCTTGCCCAATCGTTTTGGACATCATACTTATAAATGGAAAGAAGCAGAGACTGACCGAGAAGTATTACCAGCCTGGATTGCTGATATGGACTTTGAAGTGTTACCTGAGATTCGTCAGACTGTCCATGACTATGCGGAGCAATTAGTTTATGGCTATACCTATGCTAGTGATGGCTTGATTGAAGCTGTTCAAAACTGGGAGGAAAAACACCATGGTTATCGCTTTGAAAAGGATGCTATAGTCTTTATCGAAGGAGTAGTGCCAGCTATTTCAACAGCCATTCAAGCCTTTACCAAAGAGGGTGAAGCAGTACTCATTAATACACCCGTTTATCCACCTTTTGCTCGGAGCATTAAGCTCAACAATCGTCGATTAATCACCAACTCTCTAGTAGAAAAAGATGGACTTTTTGAGATTGACTTTGTCCAACTAGAAAAAGACTTTGTCGAAGAAGATGTGAAGCTCTACGTTCTCTGCAATCCTCATAATCCTGGTGGACGCGTTTGGGAAAAGGAAGTCTTAGAGAAGATTGGACAACTGTGTCAAAAACATGGAGTCTTGCTGGTATCTGATGAGATTCACCAAGATTTAGCTCTATTTGGAAACAAGCACCAGTCATTCAACACGGTAAATGAAGATTTTAAAGAATTTTCACTAGTTTTAAGCAGTGCGACCAAGACCTTTAACATTGCTGGAACGAAAAATTCTTACGCCATTATCGAAAATCCCAAGTTGAGAGTGGCTTTCCAAAAACGCCAGCTGGCTAATAATCAACATGAAATCTCAGGTTTGGGATATTTAGCAACAGAAACTGCCTATCGCTATGGGGAGGATTGGTTGACAGAACTCAAAGAACTGATTGAGAAACACATCAATTATGTAGTGGATGTATTTGGCAAAGAAACTAAAATCAAGGTCATGAAACCTCAAGGGACCTATCTCATTTGGCTTGATTTTTCAGCCTATGATATTAGCGATGAAGAATTAAAAGGACTCTTAAGAAATGAAGCCAAGGTTATCCTTAATAGAGGCTTAGACTTTGGTGAAGAAGGAGCTCTACATGCTCGCTTAAATGTAGCTATGCCGACATCTGTCTTGGAAGAAGTTTGCCAACGAATTCTAACCACTTTCGCTAACCTTTAA
- a CDS encoding GNAT family N-acetyltransferase, with amino-acid sequence MEFPIKIREAQQSDIDQICLIQESISSSLEIMNKEIIEERIRNHAGTFLLASLDDQVIAYILATDFATSSVSRWIVEMADGEAISNRNLVIDALSVHPNYQRQGFGTLLLAALKEVTRQQDRPGIYLLCEDELLAYFEMNGFVEQGIVDGERGSEVAFLMRWQNPYFQEEI; translated from the coding sequence ATGGAATTTCCAATTAAAATCAGGGAAGCTCAGCAATCAGATATTGATCAGATTTGCTTGATACAAGAAAGTATTTCAAGCTCCCTAGAAATAATGAATAAAGAAATAATAGAAGAACGTATCCGCAACCATGCGGGTACGTTTCTCTTAGCTAGCCTGGATGATCAGGTGATTGCTTATATTTTAGCGACAGATTTTGCTACATCCTCAGTAAGTAGATGGATAGTAGAGATGGCAGATGGAGAAGCTATTAGTAATAGAAATCTCGTTATTGATGCTTTATCTGTTCATCCGAATTATCAGAGGCAAGGGTTTGGAACCTTGTTGCTAGCAGCTTTGAAGGAAGTTACTCGTCAGCAAGATAGACCAGGTATTTATCTGCTTTGTGAGGATGAGTTGCTGGCCTACTTTGAAATGAATGGATTTGTAGAACAGGGGATCGTAGATGGAGAAAGGGGCAGTGAAGTTGCCTTTCTCATGCGTTGGCAG
- a CDS encoding cystathionine gamma-synthase has protein sequence MSKSFHINTILAQAGIKSDEATGALVTPIHFSTTYQHPEFGQSTGFDYTRTKNPTRSKAEEVLAAIESAHYALATSSGMSAIVLAFSIFPVGSKVLAVRDLYGGSFRWFNQVEQEGRFHFTYANTEEELIAELEKDVDVLYIETPTNPLMLEFDIEKLAQLAHAKGAKVVVDNTFYSPIYQRPIEDGADIVLHSATKYLAGHNDVLAGVVVTDNADLYEKLFYNLNTTGAVLSPFDSYQLIRGLKTLSLRMERSTANAQEIVAFLEQSPAVKEVLYTGRGGMISFKVADEKRIPHILNTLKVFSFAESLGGVESLITYPTTQTHADIPAEVRHSYGLTDDLLRLSIGIEDARDLIEDLRQALEG, from the coding sequence ATGAGTAAATCATTTCACATCAACACAATTTTAGCACAAGCAGGGATTAAGTCTGATGAGGCAACAGGTGCTTTGGTTACACCAATTCACTTTTCAACGACTTATCAGCACCCAGAATTTGGTCAATCAACGGGATTTGACTATACCCGTACCAAAAACCCAACTCGTAGCAAGGCAGAGGAAGTCTTAGCAGCTATTGAATCAGCCCATTATGCTCTAGCAACTAGTTCAGGTATGTCTGCGATTGTGTTGGCCTTTAGCATTTTTCCAGTAGGAAGTAAGGTTTTGGCTGTCCGTGACCTTTATGGTGGTTCTTTCCGTTGGTTCAATCAAGTTGAGCAGGAAGGACGTTTCCACTTTACCTATGCTAACACAGAAGAAGAACTAATTGCCGAGCTAGAAAAGGATGTGGATGTACTCTATATCGAAACGCCAACCAACCCTTTGATGTTGGAATTTGATATTGAAAAATTGGCTCAATTAGCTCATGCTAAGGGTGCTAAAGTTGTCGTCGACAATACCTTCTATAGCCCGATTTACCAACGTCCAATTGAAGATGGAGCAGATATTGTCCTTCATTCGGCGACAAAATACCTTGCAGGCCATAATGATGTTCTAGCTGGTGTAGTTGTGACAGATAATGCTGATTTGTACGAAAAACTCTTTTACAATCTCAACACGACAGGGGCTGTCTTGTCACCATTTGATAGTTATCAATTGATTCGTGGTCTCAAGACCTTGTCACTTCGTATGGAGCGCTCAACAGCTAATGCTCAGGAAATCGTAGCCTTTTTGGAACAATCACCTGCAGTCAAAGAAGTTTTGTATACAGGTCGTGGGGGAATGATTTCCTTTAAAGTGGCAGATGAGAAGCGCATCCCTCATATCTTAAATACTTTGAAAGTATTCTCTTTTGCTGAAAGTCTGGGTGGTGTAGAAAGTCTAATTACATATCCAACCACTCAAACCCATGCAGACATTCCTGCAGAGGTTCGTCATTCTTATGGACTGACCGATGACCTCTTGCGCTTGTCTATTGGTATTGAGGATGCTAGAGATTTGATTGAAGATTTGCGTCAAGCCTTGGAAGGATAA